One genomic window of uncultured Erythrobacter sp. includes the following:
- a CDS encoding thiamine biosynthesis protein ThiC, translated as MEFTLKRTVQIVAVLLILAAVTQAVYTGFYVARESGIDVEAPPRQLLWGSEGLIFTLLAAFAGSALVAAKRYTLGFSAIAMSAVLNVVQVGVGLTMFGPFFEAAGEVEGLAPAAGAVVAFSFMVYNAAKILLGLAAVVFGMACTQAGGKVIGWLTVAVGAVAMVANAGSMAMGRDFLGELPLAGGSGVLATVLLAVCLLGVAKGD; from the coding sequence ATGGAATTCACACTCAAACGCACCGTTCAGATCGTCGCAGTCTTGCTCATTCTGGCGGCTGTGACGCAGGCGGTCTATACCGGCTTTTACGTCGCCAGAGAAAGTGGGATCGATGTCGAAGCGCCGCCGCGCCAGCTGCTTTGGGGCTCGGAAGGTCTGATCTTCACACTGCTCGCCGCTTTCGCAGGCTCAGCCCTGGTCGCCGCCAAGCGCTATACGCTGGGCTTCTCGGCTATCGCGATGAGCGCTGTGTTGAATGTCGTGCAGGTCGGCGTGGGCCTGACGATGTTCGGACCGTTTTTCGAAGCGGCTGGCGAAGTCGAGGGACTTGCCCCGGCAGCGGGAGCAGTCGTCGCGTTTTCCTTCATGGTCTACAACGCGGCGAAGATCCTGCTAGGCTTGGCTGCAGTGGTGTTCGGAATGGCTTGCACGCAGGCGGGCGGGAAGGTGATCGGCTGGCTGACCGTGGCGGTTGGCGCAGTCGCGATGGTCGCCAATGCCGGTTCGATGGCCATGGGCCGCGATTTTCTGGGCGAACTACCGCTGGCCGGCGGTTCGGGCGTGCTTGCTACGGTATTGCTGGCGGTGTGCCTGCTGGGTGTGGCCAAAGGAGACTGA
- the thiC gene encoding phosphomethylpyrimidine synthase ThiC: MADINSPVEIGVTTGPIRGSRKIHVGARTGSGIRVAMREIDLEGGEEPVRVYDTSGPYTDPEASIDINAGLPQLRQDWIMARDDVEEYVGREVKPEDNGQLGPDRSGGVPQFPNTVKHPLRAKAGSNVSQMHYARQGIITPEMEYVAERENLGREIAADLVRDGESWGAEIPTIITPEFVRDEVARGRAIIPNNINHPESEPMAIGRNFLVKINANIGNSAVASDVANEVDKMVWATRWGADTIMDLSTGRNIHDTREWIIRNSAVPVGTVPIYQALEKVGGVAEDLTWEIFRDTLIEQAEQGVDYFTIHAGVRLAYVPMAAKRVTGIVSRGGSIMAKWCLAHHKESFLYEHFDDITEIMKAYDIAYSLGDGLRPGSIADANDEAQFSELYTLGELTHRAWAHDVQVMIEGPGHVPMHKIKENMEKQLRVCGEAPFYTLGPLVTDIAPGYDHITSGIGAAQIGWYGTAMLCYVTPKEHLGLPDRDDVKVGVVTYKLAAHAADLAKGHPAAQVRDDALSKARFEFRWRDQFNLSLDPETAEEFHDQTLPAEGAKTAHFCSMCGPKFCSMQISQEVRDFAARQNESPETFLAAEKLGADTAEASKAAALKGMEEMSEKYRDGGDLYVKAEDPR; this comes from the coding sequence ATGGCCGATATCAATTCCCCCGTAGAAATTGGCGTAACCACTGGCCCCATTCGTGGCAGCCGCAAGATCCATGTTGGCGCGCGCACAGGCTCCGGCATCCGGGTCGCGATGCGCGAGATCGATCTGGAGGGCGGTGAAGAGCCGGTACGGGTCTATGATACCTCCGGCCCCTACACCGACCCCGAAGCCAGTATCGACATCAACGCAGGCCTTCCGCAGTTGCGCCAGGACTGGATCATGGCCCGCGATGACGTGGAGGAATATGTAGGCCGCGAAGTGAAGCCGGAGGATAACGGCCAGCTAGGCCCGGACCGCTCAGGCGGCGTCCCGCAATTCCCCAACACGGTCAAACACCCACTGCGTGCCAAGGCTGGAAGCAATGTCAGCCAGATGCACTATGCCCGCCAAGGTATCATCACGCCCGAGATGGAATACGTCGCTGAGCGCGAGAATTTGGGCCGCGAAATCGCCGCCGATCTCGTGCGTGACGGCGAAAGCTGGGGGGCTGAGATTCCTACCATCATTACCCCGGAATTTGTGCGTGATGAAGTGGCGCGGGGCCGCGCGATCATTCCGAACAATATCAACCACCCGGAAAGCGAGCCGATGGCGATCGGGCGGAATTTCCTGGTCAAGATCAACGCCAATATCGGCAATTCCGCCGTCGCATCGGACGTCGCGAACGAAGTAGACAAGATGGTGTGGGCCACCCGCTGGGGTGCGGACACAATCATGGATCTTTCCACCGGTCGCAACATCCACGACACCCGCGAATGGATCATCCGCAACTCCGCCGTGCCGGTCGGCACCGTGCCAATCTATCAGGCGCTGGAGAAGGTCGGCGGCGTCGCTGAAGACCTGACGTGGGAAATCTTCCGCGACACGCTGATCGAGCAGGCCGAACAGGGCGTCGACTATTTTACCATCCACGCAGGCGTGCGCCTCGCTTACGTCCCGATGGCGGCCAAGCGGGTTACCGGCATCGTCAGCCGCGGCGGATCGATCATGGCGAAATGGTGCCTCGCGCATCACAAGGAATCGTTCCTTTACGAACATTTCGACGACATCACCGAGATCATGAAGGCCTACGACATCGCCTATTCGCTCGGCGATGGCCTGCGTCCCGGCTCGATCGCGGATGCCAATGACGAAGCGCAATTCTCCGAACTCTACACTCTCGGCGAGCTGACCCACCGCGCATGGGCGCATGACGTGCAGGTCATGATCGAAGGGCCGGGCCACGTGCCCATGCACAAGATCAAGGAGAACATGGAGAAACAGCTGCGGGTGTGCGGCGAAGCTCCATTCTATACGCTCGGCCCGCTCGTCACCGATATCGCTCCGGGATACGATCACATCACCAGCGGCATCGGCGCAGCGCAGATCGGTTGGTACGGCACCGCGATGCTTTGCTACGTGACTCCGAAGGAACACCTCGGCCTGCCCGACCGCGACGATGTGAAGGTCGGCGTGGTTACATACAAGCTCGCCGCTCACGCCGCTGACCTTGCGAAAGGTCACCCGGCTGCACAGGTCCGCGATGATGCGTTGTCAAAAGCGCGCTTTGAATTCCGCTGGAGGGATCAGTTTAACCTGTCGCTCGACCCGGAGACGGCTGAGGAATTCCACGACCAGACGCTCCCTGCCGAAGGCGCCAAGACTGCGCATTTCTGCTCCATGTGCGGGCCAAAATTCTGCTCGATGCAGATCAGCCAGGAAGTCCGCGATTTCGCCGCCA
- a CDS encoding FAD-binding protein encodes MATDPQIREISNTNWINWHRTYAVDAARHLQLRPASGSLRPASFKRSAELVLDLIEEARTAGATIRPMGANWSFSQVSAQQDAWLLDTSPANRKALLGPAALDPGFTGDPDSLLLTQCGTSVHEINQYLERQRERSLATSGASNGQTIVGAMSTGTHGSAIDHGGIQSLVVAIQLLTVDGQNLWLERPSRPVVAQSLAESFGAVLTRDDEKFEAALVSLGLLGVIHSVVIETRPRFLLSASQFEHPYDDTLRQAMRNFDPRSLDIPGDVTIPPGNPQPYFFQAVFNPHAPDDPARVKIMYELPWDPDYEIDYRQQGKFGPAYDLPGFVGKLLDVLDPLTPFVTTEIFKLQLKLFRNEIGSWGEMFNFTTPRSQTAGVSVAVPAARCDEALDIALKTHARFGPAPIAFACRFVQKSPGHLAFTRYDPSCVIDMDGLNSVNTHAIVEHIRRALDEAEIPYAQHWGKFHDLTGGRLANSYGGDLDRFLAARNELLPNAADKRTFSLAAQETVIGL; translated from the coding sequence ATGGCGACTGACCCGCAAATCCGCGAGATTTCCAACACCAACTGGATCAACTGGCACCGCACCTATGCTGTCGATGCGGCGCGGCATCTGCAACTGCGTCCGGCATCCGGATCGCTCCGGCCCGCGAGTTTCAAACGGTCGGCAGAACTGGTGCTCGATCTGATCGAGGAGGCGCGGACGGCCGGTGCTACCATCAGGCCGATGGGTGCGAATTGGTCATTCTCGCAGGTTTCTGCGCAGCAGGATGCGTGGCTGCTCGACACCTCACCCGCCAATCGCAAAGCGCTACTCGGACCTGCCGCGCTCGATCCCGGCTTTACCGGCGATCCGGACAGCCTGCTGCTGACGCAATGCGGGACGTCGGTTCACGAGATCAACCAATACCTCGAGCGCCAACGTGAGCGATCGCTCGCGACCTCGGGTGCCAGCAATGGGCAGACGATCGTCGGCGCGATGTCTACGGGCACGCATGGTTCGGCGATCGATCATGGCGGCATTCAAAGCCTGGTGGTCGCGATCCAGTTGCTGACTGTCGATGGGCAGAATCTATGGCTCGAACGCCCCTCCCGACCTGTTGTGGCGCAAAGTCTCGCTGAAAGCTTCGGCGCAGTCCTCACCCGCGACGACGAGAAGTTCGAAGCCGCGCTTGTCAGCCTCGGCCTGCTCGGCGTGATCCATTCAGTGGTGATCGAAACGCGCCCGCGATTTCTACTCAGCGCCTCGCAGTTCGAGCATCCTTACGACGACACGCTCCGCCAGGCGATGCGCAATTTCGACCCGCGCTCGCTCGACATTCCCGGCGATGTGACCATCCCGCCGGGCAACCCGCAGCCGTATTTCTTCCAGGCCGTTTTCAACCCGCATGCGCCCGACGATCCGGCGCGGGTGAAGATCATGTATGAGCTGCCCTGGGACCCGGACTACGAGATTGACTACCGCCAGCAGGGCAAGTTCGGTCCAGCTTACGATCTGCCCGGCTTTGTCGGCAAACTGCTCGACGTGCTCGATCCGTTGACGCCGTTTGTGACGACCGAGATTTTCAAGCTGCAATTGAAGTTGTTCCGCAACGAAATCGGGTCTTGGGGTGAGATGTTCAATTTCACCACGCCGCGCTCGCAGACCGCCGGGGTGTCGGTGGCTGTCCCGGCTGCGCGCTGCGACGAAGCGCTCGACATTGCGCTCAAGACCCACGCCCGCTTTGGACCAGCACCCATCGCTTTTGCCTGCCGCTTCGTGCAGAAATCACCCGGCCATCTCGCCTTCACCCGCTACGATCCAAGCTGCGTGATCGACATGGACGGGCTGAACTCGGTCAACACCCACGCCATTGTCGAACATATCCGCCGCGCGCTGGATGAAGCGGAGATTCCCTATGCGCAGCATTGGGGCAAGTTTCACGATCTGACCGGCGGGCGCTTGGCGAACTCCTACGGCGGCGATCTCGACCGGTTCCTCGCGGCGCGGAACGAATTGTTGCCCAACGCAGCGGACAAGCGGACATTCTCGCTAGCGGCACAGGAGACGGTGATCGGGCTTTAG
- a CDS encoding hemopexin repeat-containing protein, which translates to MTAKLPDYFASQKHITPTAIEYVAMEIDLTAAMIAPDKSFTVFADVINLPANGNLVLHGLPIRLIAREINANGCTIDTSGGAPDKSFTSGDAPRKAKPGQRGLFPKPLQYLENGAKGKPGAAASHGKDAGDILIVAETIKGALQLKADGGIGGRGQDGGQGGDGALGWAGVAATADNDGDITPPTKGWPGGDGGKGGTAGQSGNGGNGGHIAVASCQRSGKLTKSAKAGPKGPTAKPGAGGAKGDGGQGGQWMACHNHWIGGSSVSYCNTINKFAASGANGKTGKSGDAAASANPGKAFAPEIAAITDYSDFYKTYPVRLAQREIALHAADLHYMSGDYKQALTLYEWLEKVTPADSKDAGSLPPVPWKKLCATVSANHCTYFYLTNGKYYQYNLLKGKFDAGPNKIDIFGGMAPYGKDIIAVADYQKHNGHIYFFLKKGRYVRFNVGAGKTDSGLAWTAGGWKGTDGFEKKIVAALTDEEGGYTYFLLSNAKYLRFNQKLDRVDEGPKPLDDLWPGMSQYGTKICAAVNWDKIDGNSYFFLDDGSCVRFANHEKLAPEHFMSTGWEESERLIDPNEWVAMHDRVVSQKNRLAHGMGYFGEFTNHVPVVSLGYYQSALDSMVTLAKDIEGQANTYVKQAGQLAKQRTVFEQSFVNAQNAINRLNASLAQTITARTALGKEIDALGVQQQAMSASLTSANAAFQKAVENRLPNCSFMDILNAVVSIVQIAGNFEDGYGEIEAMGKLESAAVDARKYIAKLAKLGKAFKEMQKNWASVKGAITAKQPDGGKLVASAADFDKKIQPYLNLPAARAYKKQVHAFVNLIKARNAKLVKYNEALIGQATIEAEIKQRNAALARIRANWAEVQDPSLAHNRSYMLGLIRDAKSHLLRYLYQENQAFQYWALTKNKFATGDETVAEMAKFHLSLKGKILNRMNAMKSPKQTFPSLVYSIDADGRQDAFAEFLETGTINFAFADDDPLFQGFAHVMISGVTIDLVGAVPGKKQQHRIYAELTQNGASRLFAPDGTAMDFSHEQRMAPYAYYTSGPNKPSGGNLGGGGGAFIGVSPFASWTLTLPKKDNKGIDLSKVSRIDIALSGSYVASKNTTRSKQARAQDCARN; encoded by the coding sequence ATGACCGCGAAGCTGCCCGACTATTTCGCCTCGCAAAAGCATATCACGCCGACGGCGATCGAATATGTCGCGATGGAAATCGACCTTACGGCAGCCATGATCGCGCCGGACAAATCCTTCACAGTGTTTGCGGATGTGATCAACTTGCCGGCGAATGGGAATCTGGTTCTGCACGGCTTGCCGATCAGATTGATCGCGCGAGAGATCAACGCCAATGGCTGTACGATCGACACCAGCGGCGGCGCGCCGGACAAGAGCTTTACTTCAGGCGATGCCCCCAGGAAAGCAAAACCAGGCCAGCGCGGCCTTTTCCCGAAACCGCTTCAATATTTGGAAAATGGTGCAAAAGGTAAGCCCGGTGCAGCAGCCTCGCACGGAAAAGATGCGGGCGATATCTTGATTGTTGCCGAAACGATAAAAGGGGCGCTGCAACTAAAGGCCGATGGCGGAATCGGTGGCCGTGGACAGGATGGCGGGCAGGGCGGCGATGGCGCTCTGGGCTGGGCTGGTGTGGCTGCGACCGCTGATAACGATGGGGATATTACGCCCCCGACCAAGGGGTGGCCGGGAGGCGATGGTGGCAAAGGTGGTACAGCTGGGCAATCCGGCAATGGCGGAAATGGTGGCCATATTGCCGTGGCGAGTTGCCAAAGATCGGGGAAGCTGACCAAGAGCGCTAAGGCAGGCCCCAAAGGCCCGACCGCGAAGCCCGGCGCTGGTGGCGCCAAAGGGGATGGCGGGCAAGGCGGACAATGGATGGCTTGCCATAACCACTGGATAGGCGGCAGTTCGGTCTCCTACTGCAACACCATCAACAAGTTCGCTGCGTCCGGGGCGAATGGCAAAACCGGTAAATCCGGCGACGCGGCGGCATCGGCCAATCCCGGCAAGGCTTTCGCGCCCGAGATCGCGGCCATCACCGATTATTCGGACTTCTACAAAACCTACCCAGTCCGGCTGGCGCAGCGTGAAATCGCACTCCATGCCGCTGACCTTCACTACATGTCGGGCGACTACAAACAGGCGCTGACTCTATACGAATGGCTGGAGAAAGTGACGCCTGCCGACTCAAAGGACGCGGGCAGCCTACCACCTGTGCCGTGGAAGAAATTGTGCGCGACGGTGTCGGCCAATCATTGCACCTATTTCTATCTGACCAACGGCAAATACTATCAATACAACCTGCTGAAAGGAAAGTTCGATGCCGGCCCGAACAAGATCGATATCTTTGGCGGGATGGCGCCATACGGCAAGGACATCATTGCCGTCGCCGACTACCAAAAGCACAATGGTCACATCTACTTTTTCCTGAAGAAAGGGCGCTACGTCCGCTTCAATGTGGGCGCAGGCAAAACTGATAGCGGCCTTGCCTGGACTGCCGGGGGCTGGAAAGGCACTGACGGATTCGAAAAGAAAATAGTAGCCGCGCTGACCGACGAAGAGGGTGGGTACACCTACTTCCTCCTTTCAAATGCCAAGTATCTGCGCTTCAACCAAAAACTCGACCGTGTCGATGAAGGGCCGAAGCCGCTTGATGATCTATGGCCGGGCATGTCGCAATACGGCACCAAGATCTGTGCGGCGGTCAATTGGGACAAGATCGACGGCAATTCGTACTTCTTCCTTGATGATGGCAGCTGTGTCCGCTTTGCCAACCACGAGAAGCTAGCACCCGAACATTTCATGTCGACCGGGTGGGAGGAATCCGAGCGGTTGATCGATCCCAATGAGTGGGTCGCAATGCACGACCGCGTGGTGTCGCAGAAAAATCGACTTGCTCATGGCATGGGATATTTCGGGGAGTTCACCAATCACGTCCCGGTGGTGTCGCTCGGCTACTACCAATCGGCGCTGGATTCTATGGTTACGCTGGCCAAAGATATCGAAGGTCAGGCGAACACTTATGTGAAGCAGGCCGGACAACTCGCCAAGCAGCGGACGGTGTTTGAGCAATCCTTCGTCAACGCGCAAAACGCGATCAATCGTCTAAACGCCTCACTCGCGCAGACGATCACGGCGCGCACTGCCTTGGGCAAGGAAATTGATGCACTGGGGGTTCAGCAGCAAGCGATGAGCGCGTCGCTTACTTCCGCCAACGCAGCGTTTCAGAAAGCGGTCGAGAACCGGCTGCCCAATTGTTCGTTCATGGACATTTTGAATGCCGTCGTTTCGATCGTTCAGATCGCTGGCAATTTCGAAGATGGCTACGGCGAGATTGAAGCGATGGGCAAGCTTGAAAGCGCGGCGGTGGATGCAAGAAAATACATCGCCAAGCTGGCCAAGCTCGGCAAGGCCTTCAAGGAGATGCAGAAGAACTGGGCTTCGGTGAAGGGTGCAATCACTGCCAAGCAACCCGACGGTGGGAAACTGGTCGCCAGTGCTGCCGATTTCGATAAGAAAATCCAGCCCTATCTCAACCTTCCCGCGGCTCGTGCCTACAAGAAGCAGGTCCATGCCTTCGTCAATCTGATCAAGGCGCGCAACGCAAAGCTGGTCAAATACAACGAAGCCCTGATCGGTCAGGCAACGATCGAGGCAGAGATCAAGCAGCGGAATGCCGCCTTGGCCCGGATCCGCGCCAATTGGGCCGAAGTTCAAGATCCTTCGTTGGCGCATAACCGAAGCTACATGCTGGGATTGATCCGCGATGCCAAATCGCATCTGTTGCGGTATCTCTATCAGGAAAATCAGGCGTTCCAGTACTGGGCGCTCACCAAGAACAAGTTCGCCACTGGTGATGAGACAGTCGCCGAAATGGCAAAATTCCATCTCTCGCTGAAGGGCAAGATCCTTAATCGCATGAACGCGATGAAGAGCCCGAAACAGACGTTCCCTAGCTTGGTCTATTCGATCGATGCAGATGGAAGGCAGGATGCCTTTGCCGAGTTCCTGGAGACCGGAACCATCAACTTTGCATTTGCCGATGACGATCCGCTCTTCCAAGGGTTTGCACATGTGATGATTTCGGGGGTCACTATCGATCTTGTGGGTGCGGTTCCGGGCAAGAAGCAGCAGCATCGAATCTATGCCGAACTGACGCAGAACGGGGCGAGCCGACTGTTTGCTCCCGACGGTACGGCGATGGATTTCTCGCACGAGCAGCGCATGGCGCCATATGCGTACTATACCTCAGGGCCCAACAAGCCGAGCGGTGGCAATCTTGGCGGGGGTGGCGGCGCGTTCATCGGCGTTTCTCCGTTCGCGTCATGGACGCTTACGCTGCCAAAGAAGGACAACAAGGGCATCGATCTGTCCAAGGTTTCGCGGATCGATATCGCGCTCTCGGGCTCCTATGTCGCGTCCAAGAATACCACCAGGTCCAAGCAAGCGCGCGCTCAAGACTGTGCGCGCAACTGA
- a CDS encoding MBL fold metallo-hydrolase, translated as MAAVVPMVVALAGCANEEPGAPASAATRASSATGTATSILNAGVTAQIGAPDAAMKFLFDPLYDNHFGSLEQLDAALIERIVAGEAPYDNVTAVFVSHAHGDHFSARHITRMLAAQPELQLVAPAQAVEQMRAVEEWNPTFATRIRAISLDNGAQAESFEIGAAKVEAFRSPHSGWPDRHADIHNITFRVSAASGAQMAHRVMHLGDADPGTEYYEPHAEFLSSARSGLAIVPFWFFSEDDAEGLVDTTLNAEGAVGMHVPAQEPASLKDSGWDYFTEEGQVVPIAEVSEQ; from the coding sequence ATGGCCGCGGTGGTTCCAATGGTTGTGGCGCTCGCAGGTTGCGCCAACGAAGAACCTGGCGCTCCAGCCTCTGCTGCCACGCGAGCGAGCTCGGCGACCGGCACTGCCACCTCGATCCTCAATGCCGGGGTGACGGCGCAGATTGGTGCGCCGGACGCTGCGATGAAGTTCCTGTTCGACCCGCTATACGACAACCATTTCGGATCGCTTGAGCAGCTCGACGCAGCCTTGATCGAGCGCATTGTGGCGGGTGAGGCACCTTACGACAATGTCACCGCCGTTTTCGTGAGCCATGCGCACGGCGATCATTTCTCGGCACGTCACATCACCCGAATGCTCGCGGCGCAGCCGGAGCTGCAATTGGTAGCCCCTGCACAGGCAGTGGAGCAGATGCGCGCGGTTGAGGAGTGGAATCCGACCTTCGCGACGCGCATCAGGGCAATCTCGCTGGACAATGGAGCGCAGGCCGAAAGCTTCGAAATCGGCGCGGCCAAGGTCGAGGCGTTCCGATCACCCCATAGCGGTTGGCCAGATCGCCATGCCGATATTCACAACATCACCTTCCGCGTGTCCGCAGCGAGCGGCGCGCAGATGGCGCACCGCGTCATGCATCTGGGTGACGCCGATCCCGGCACCGAATATTACGAGCCGCATGCCGAGTTCCTCTCAAGCGCCCGTAGTGGCCTCGCCATCGTACCGTTCTGGTTCTTCAGCGAAGACGATGCCGAGGGGCTGGTCGACACAACGCTCAATGCAGAAGGGGCGGTCGGCATGCATGTTCCCGCGCAGGAACCCGCCTCACTCAAGGATAGCGGCTGGGATTACTTTACCGAAGAAGGTCAGGTGGTTCCAATTGCGGAAGTCTCAGAGCAATGA
- a CDS encoding SOS response-associated peptidase family protein, with the protein MGLGRGWRRRGLTQLYRLDTTAPAIADRFCARLGEDPWQGGYVAPLKFAPIVTAGRELIAGPRPAGGRLQPRLVPRLWGVAPPPSADDPMRRVTTVRNPDSPFWIGNLRNSEFRCLIPVTSFMLWGSETDYEGRRLKHWFAPPDEPIFAMAGVWKDEEVPGFALLTQDARGAPKEVGCKAMPVVLPDEEQARQIWLHGGWDTARKLIEQGSPPLIEHPFKAG; encoded by the coding sequence TTGGGGCTTGGGCGCGGTTGGAGGCGCAGGGGTCTGACACAGCTTTACCGTCTCGATACGACTGCCCCTGCAATCGCGGACCGGTTCTGCGCGCGCCTTGGCGAAGACCCGTGGCAGGGCGGCTATGTCGCGCCTCTCAAGTTTGCGCCGATTGTCACCGCAGGGCGCGAACTTATCGCCGGACCTCGGCCTGCGGGCGGGCGGCTGCAACCGCGACTTGTCCCGCGACTTTGGGGCGTGGCCCCTCCCCCTTCGGCAGATGATCCGATGCGGCGGGTCACGACCGTGCGCAATCCGGACAGCCCGTTCTGGATCGGCAATTTGCGCAACAGTGAGTTCCGCTGCCTGATCCCGGTGACGTCCTTCATGCTTTGGGGCAGCGAGACCGACTATGAAGGCCGGCGTTTGAAGCACTGGTTTGCGCCGCCGGACGAACCGATCTTTGCCATGGCTGGTGTTTGGAAAGACGAAGAAGTCCCCGGCTTCGCGCTGCTAACGCAGGATGCACGGGGCGCACCGAAAGAGGTCGGTTGCAAGGCAATGCCCGTGGTCCTGCCCGATGAAGAGCAGGCACGGCAGATCTGGTTGCATGGCGGATGGGACACAGCGCGAAAGCTGATCGAGCAAGGCAGCCCGCCCTTGATCGAGCATCCTTTCAAAGCAGGCTGA